The following are from one region of the Carnobacterium gallinarum DSM 4847 genome:
- a CDS encoding MFS transporter, with translation MAILAPVWSQLAKNQPWQTTYKNLAIFLIILLPLTILTLKNPDSKKSASIPVIPSTWTMAIHSAFHTPLIKYVFSAVFVCGFSMGIIDTQLVSMMIKNQLTTNHTGTLMSLFGIGVILGGLLVGVTSDRYQRKVTILKWLFLGRAINFPILLLPLAPMLQFTLFVLLFGFTYSGVVMLAVILIVEHTTAATGKLLALNILIHQFSGLLGVYLSSKLLDLFDSYFSISLIALTLSVFVLLYALKLNTLKSNLL, from the coding sequence TTGGCGATCTTAGCACCTGTCTGGTCTCAGTTAGCTAAAAATCAACCCTGGCAGACAACCTATAAAAATCTAGCCATTTTTTTAATTATTCTCTTACCTCTTACAATCCTCACCTTGAAAAATCCAGATTCTAAAAAGAGTGCTTCCATCCCGGTTATTCCTAGTACATGGACAATGGCAATTCACTCTGCTTTTCATACGCCACTCATTAAATATGTTTTTAGTGCTGTGTTTGTTTGTGGTTTTTCAATGGGGATTATTGATACTCAGTTAGTTTCTATGATGATTAAAAACCAGTTGACTACAAATCATACAGGTACGTTGATGTCTTTATTTGGCATTGGCGTTATCCTAGGTGGGTTGCTAGTTGGTGTTACCTCTGATCGATATCAGCGAAAGGTTACTATTTTAAAATGGTTATTTTTAGGACGCGCCATTAACTTCCCTATTCTACTACTTCCTCTTGCACCTATGCTTCAATTTACCTTATTTGTTCTACTATTCGGCTTCACCTATTCTGGAGTAGTTATGCTAGCCGTCATCTTGATTGTAGAACATACAACCGCAGCAACAGGTAAATTATTGGCTTTAAATATATTGATTCACCAATTTAGTGGCTTACTTGGTGTCTATCTTAGTAGCAAATTACTTGATCTTTTTGACAGCTACTTTTCCATCTCCTTAATTGCCTTAACACTATCTGTCTTTGTTCTACTCTATGCGTTAAAACTAAATACTTTAAAATCAAATTTACTATAA